Below is a window of Planktothrix tepida PCC 9214 DNA.
TAAGGCTAAATTAATAATGGCTTTCACATTATCTTCCCCGCATTCATGTTGAGTAATACCCATACTCCAGACAAATACCGCTTTTTCTGCTTCATGAACCATTTGAGCAAACCGGTACATTTCCTCACGGTTTGTACCCGAAACTTGCTCTAAAAATTCCCAAGATTGTTGGTCTAAATTCGCTTTTAAAGTATCAAAATCTGTGGTATAATTTTTAATGAAATTATTATCAACCCAATTCTGTTCAATTAAATGTTTAATCACCCCATTAATAAAGGCTAAATCCCCATTCAAATTAACTAGAAAGAAATCTTCAGCAAATTTAGTCCCAAATAACGCACTTTCAGGAATTGATGGAACCCAATATCGTTCCATTCCCGGTTCTCGATAGGTATTAATCACAACAATGCGAGTTCCGGCTTTTTTTGCCCAGTGTAAATATTTAACCGTAACGGGTTGATTATTGGCAACATTAGAGCCAAAAAAGACTAATAAATCCGTTCCTATCCAATCTTTATAGGAACAAGTGGTCGCCCCGACTCCTAATGTTGATTTTAAGGCTCCCGTGCTCGGAGAATGGCAAATTCTCGCCGCATTATCAATATTATTACTTCCTATCGCCCGGACTGCTTTTTGAGTCGCATAATAGGTTTCATTCACCGTCCCCCGACTGGTAATATAAAACCCTAATTTCTGCGGAGAAGTGGCTTTAATTTTTGTGGCGATTAAATCTAACGCTTCATCCCAACTAATTCTTCTAAACCCTTTATCCCCTTTATCTCGTCGCATAGGATAGGGAACTCGCCCTAATTCTCGTAATTCTGCACTACTTTTTTGTTTTAATTCCGCTACATTTTCTAATAGTTTAGGATCAAATGCAGCCATCGTATTTAACCGCAATAACCGCAGACGAACATTACACAAATGTAACCCGTCTAACGTCCAATCTTTCATCCCGGTGGTTCCCAGGGAACAGCCATCACAAACCCCGTTATTTAAGATATCCCAAGTATATGAAAATTGATCTTTATTCACCCAAGCTGCGCGAAATACTTCCCAATAATTATTCGGATATTGTTCTCCTAAACCAAAAGGTTTCCAACTCGCCCAATATTCCGGGTTCCATAATTTGTTGGGTTTTCGCAACATTCCTTTATTCCTCAATTGCGATGGATATCATTAATTTTATCCTAAAAAGGGTGAGAAAACCCACCCCTACAATGAATTTTAAAGATCTCGTGAAGCTTGATTCACTTTT
It encodes the following:
- a CDS encoding FdhF/YdeP family oxidoreductase; the protein is MLRKPNKLWNPEYWASWKPFGLGEQYPNNYWEVFRAAWVNKDQFSYTWDILNNGVCDGCSLGTTGMKDWTLDGLHLCNVRLRLLRLNTMAAFDPKLLENVAELKQKSSAELRELGRVPYPMRRDKGDKGFRRISWDEALDLIATKIKATSPQKLGFYITSRGTVNETYYATQKAVRAIGSNNIDNAARICHSPSTGALKSTLGVGATTCSYKDWIGTDLLVFFGSNVANNQPVTVKYLHWAKKAGTRIVVINTYREPGMERYWVPSIPESALFGTKFAEDFFLVNLNGDLAFINGVIKHLIEQNWVDNNFIKNYTTDFDTLKANLDQQSWEFLEQVSGTNREEMYRFAQMVHEAEKAVFVWSMGITQHECGEDNVKAIINLALTKGFVGREGCGLMPIRGHSGVQGGAEMGCYATVFPGGRKINPENAAELSNLWGFTVPETPGLMTAEMIQAASENNLDVLFSVGGNFLEVMPDPDFVETALKTVPLRVHADIICSHQMLIEPGETVLILPATTRYEVPGGVTETTTERRVIFSPEIPGPRIGEARPEWQVFMELARRVRPELTEQLTFETTAEMRQEIAKVVPQYASIQHLKEAGDQFQYGGTHLCFGWQFPTANGKAHFCSLSPTLETLPEGHFFVATRRGKQFNSMVQESKDAITGAMREAILINPIDAEQLGLNNGDKVRLINDYGDYQGRIYIAPMTPKNLQVHWPEGNILLDKDKRSTEGVPDYNAVVKLEKI